A section of the Microbacterium forte genome encodes:
- the purU gene encoding formyltetrahydrofolate deformylase gives MSQPDTARLLIACDDQPGIVAAVAGVLSAHGANIISLDQHSTDSEGGRFFQRTVIHLPGLSAARTALEADLAPIAERFGMEWSLHDTARRKRVAIFVSKYDHCLMELLWRTQRGQLDIDVTMVVSNHPDLAESVRSFGVPFVHIPSGDKQAMEQRQLEMLRGNVDLVVLARYMQILSDDFITGLGAPVINIHHSFLPAFIGANPYARAKDRGVKLIGATAHYATADLDEGPIIEQDVTRVTHSESAAELQRRGADVERLVLARAVQWHAEDRVIVHGRSTVIL, from the coding sequence ATGTCTCAGCCCGACACCGCCCGCCTGCTGATCGCCTGCGACGATCAGCCCGGCATCGTCGCCGCCGTCGCCGGCGTGCTCTCCGCCCACGGAGCGAACATCATCTCCCTCGATCAGCACTCCACCGACTCCGAGGGTGGTCGGTTCTTCCAGCGCACCGTGATCCACCTCCCCGGTCTCTCGGCCGCGCGCACCGCGCTCGAGGCCGACCTCGCCCCGATCGCCGAGCGCTTCGGCATGGAGTGGTCACTGCACGACACCGCCCGCCGCAAGCGCGTCGCGATCTTCGTGTCGAAGTACGATCACTGCCTGATGGAGCTGCTGTGGCGCACGCAACGCGGACAGCTCGACATCGACGTGACGATGGTCGTCTCGAACCACCCCGACCTCGCCGAGTCGGTGCGCTCGTTCGGAGTGCCGTTCGTGCACATCCCCTCGGGCGACAAGCAGGCGATGGAGCAGCGCCAGCTCGAGATGCTCCGAGGCAACGTCGATCTCGTCGTCCTCGCCCGCTACATGCAGATCCTGAGCGATGACTTCATCACGGGTCTCGGTGCCCCCGTCATCAACATCCACCACTCGTTCCTGCCCGCCTTCATCGGGGCCAACCCGTATGCCAGGGCGAAGGATCGCGGCGTCAAGCTGATCGGGGCCACCGCGCACTACGCGACGGCCGACCTCGACGAGGGGCCGATCATTGAGCAGGACGTCACGCGGGTCACGCACTCGGAGTCCGCGGCCGAGCTGCAGCGCCGCGGCGCCGATGTCGAGCGCCTCGTGCTCGCGCGCGCCGTGCAGTGGCATGCCGAGGACCGTGTGATCGTGCACGGCCGCTCGACCGTCATCCTCTGA
- a CDS encoding DUF6412 domain-containing protein, which yields MSEWFGQMLGFVAAALGIVAVPDAAALGVAIALIALTTLTIAVALSLAPPSPSTAPHPLRAIDVSTLLAQSDPDAAGHPRPRAPGVAVPA from the coding sequence ATGAGCGAGTGGTTCGGGCAGATGCTCGGCTTCGTCGCGGCCGCGCTCGGGATCGTCGCGGTGCCCGATGCCGCAGCCCTCGGTGTCGCGATCGCCCTGATCGCCCTGACGACGCTCACGATCGCCGTCGCTCTGAGCCTGGCACCGCCCTCGCCGAGCACCGCTCCGCATCCGCTGCGGGCGATCGACGTCTCGACGCTGCTCGCGCAGAGCGATCCTGATGCCGCCGGTCACCCGCGCCCTCGTGCGCCGGGAGTCGCCGTTCCCGCGTAG
- a CDS encoding NAD(P)H-dependent flavin oxidoreductase: MTDLRALLGIEHPVLLGPFGGLSSVALAAAVSEAGGLGGYGLYGYDGDRIRSTVASLREATSRPFAVNIWLPTGDEVAPNPQHTVFAQALQPFYDAVGLEAPARPERYVPPLDEQLDAIWESAPPVLSTVFGIPSGDLIEQAHRRGIRVVATATTVAEAAALAEAGVDAVIATGFEAGGHRVSFLRPPEESLVGTFSLVPQVVDAVDVPVIAAGGIADRRGVAAAFALGASAVQVGTAFLATVESAANQAHRDAIRATPADGTVLTRAMSGRLARGARNRVVRAIEASGTIAPFPMQNWLTGRFRAAAGEQNLGELQSLWMGQGAPLARCSTAAEAFAELAAGVPQKP, encoded by the coding sequence ATGACTGATCTGCGTGCGCTGCTCGGCATCGAACACCCCGTCCTGCTCGGTCCGTTCGGCGGGCTCTCGTCCGTCGCGCTCGCCGCGGCCGTCAGCGAGGCGGGTGGGCTCGGCGGCTACGGGCTGTACGGCTACGACGGCGACCGCATCCGCTCGACCGTCGCGTCGCTGCGGGAGGCGACCTCGCGCCCGTTCGCCGTGAACATCTGGCTGCCGACGGGCGACGAGGTCGCGCCGAACCCGCAGCACACCGTGTTCGCGCAGGCGCTGCAGCCGTTCTACGACGCGGTCGGCCTCGAAGCGCCGGCACGACCCGAGCGGTACGTGCCCCCGCTCGACGAGCAGCTCGACGCGATCTGGGAGTCCGCGCCGCCCGTGCTCAGCACGGTGTTCGGCATCCCCTCCGGCGACCTCATCGAACAGGCGCATCGCCGAGGCATCCGCGTGGTGGCGACAGCGACGACGGTCGCCGAAGCCGCAGCCCTCGCCGAGGCCGGGGTCGACGCCGTCATCGCGACCGGCTTCGAGGCCGGAGGCCATCGCGTGTCGTTCCTGCGACCGCCCGAGGAGTCGCTCGTCGGCACCTTCTCGCTCGTGCCGCAGGTCGTGGATGCCGTCGATGTGCCGGTGATCGCGGCCGGCGGCATCGCCGATCGGCGCGGTGTCGCGGCCGCTTTCGCGCTCGGTGCATCGGCCGTGCAGGTCGGCACGGCGTTCCTCGCGACAGTCGAGTCCGCCGCGAACCAGGCGCATCGTGACGCCATCCGCGCGACACCCGCCGACGGCACCGTTCTCACACGGGCGATGAGCGGACGCCTCGCCCGCGGTGCGCGCAACCGCGTGGTGCGGGCGATCGAAGCGAGCGGCACCATCGCCCCGTTCCCGATGCAGAACTGGCTCACAGGGCGATTCCGGGCTGCGGCAGGCGAGCAGAACCTCGGCGAGCTGCAGTCCCTCTGGATGGGGCAGGGCGCGCCGCTCGCCCGCTGTTCCACTGCGGCGGAGGCCTTCGCCGAGCTGGCCGCCGGGGTGCCGCAGAAGCCCTGA
- a CDS encoding YidC/Oxa1 family membrane protein insertase codes for MDIFAFPPLTFLLDAAYGALAGLSSLLEPLAGASAAALAVVLVTLLVRALLIPVGVSQAKAEQTRARLAPRLRELQRRHKKNPERLQKEMLELYRSENTSPFAGMLPVLAQAPVVGILYTLFIRPDIAGHANDLLTHDLFGAPLGTSLVSAVFGGTATPETLLVFGALIAVMIAVAEITRRVFRPAPVDDDSPLNSPTMQRVTSALHYLTAVFAVFVPLAAALYLTVTVVWTLVQRMLLRRRYPLPVPAGVSV; via the coding sequence ATGGACATCTTCGCCTTCCCACCCCTGACCTTTCTGCTCGATGCGGCGTACGGCGCCCTCGCCGGGCTCTCCTCACTGCTCGAACCACTCGCCGGAGCATCCGCCGCAGCCCTCGCCGTGGTGCTCGTGACGCTTCTCGTCCGTGCCCTGCTGATTCCCGTGGGTGTCTCGCAGGCCAAGGCCGAGCAGACCAGGGCGCGCCTCGCGCCCCGGCTGCGCGAGCTGCAGCGCCGGCACAAGAAGAATCCCGAACGCCTGCAGAAGGAGATGCTCGAGCTCTATCGCTCCGAGAACACGTCTCCGTTCGCCGGCATGCTGCCTGTTCTCGCGCAGGCACCGGTCGTCGGCATCCTGTACACGCTGTTCATCCGCCCCGACATCGCGGGGCACGCCAACGACCTGCTCACGCACGACCTGTTCGGTGCGCCGCTGGGAACGAGCCTCGTCTCGGCCGTCTTCGGCGGCACGGCGACACCCGAGACGCTGCTGGTGTTCGGCGCCCTGATCGCCGTGATGATCGCGGTGGCCGAGATCACGCGGCGGGTCTTCCGGCCGGCGCCGGTCGACGATGATTCGCCGCTGAACTCGCCGACGATGCAGAGAGTGACGAGTGCTCTGCACTATCTGACAGCAGTGTTCGCCGTGTTCGTGCCGTTGGCGGCCGCGCTCTACCTCACGGTCACCGTCGTCTGGACTCTGGTGCAGCGCATGCTGCTGCGGCGTCGCTATCCTCTGCCCGTGCCGGCCGGGGTCAGCGTCTGA